In one window of Rhizobium sp. ACO-34A DNA:
- a CDS encoding AAA family ATPase: MSDLFAPQVPQEVEARRPLADRLRPKTLAEVTGQEHLTGEDGVLARMIASGSLGSMIFWGPPGTGKTTIARLLSGQAGLAFEQISAIFSGVADLKKVFETARLRRMEGRQTLLFVDEIHRFNRAQQDSFLPVMEDGTVILVGATTENPSFELNAALLSRARVLTFKPHDEESLGTLLKRAEEMEHRPLPLDEDARVALIRMADGDGRAALTLAEEVWRAARKDEVFDTDGLARIVQRRAPVYDKGQDGHYNLISALHKSVRGSDPDAALYYLCRMFDAGEDPLYLGRRLVRMAVEDIGLADPQALVICNAAKDAYDYLGSPEGELALAQACVYLATAPKSNSVYVAYKAAMRAAKENGSLLPPKHILNAPTKLMKGEGYGEGYRYDHDEPDAFSGQDYFPEKMGRKTFYDPPERGFEREIRKRLDWWSKLRRERNS; this comes from the coding sequence ATGAGCGATCTCTTCGCGCCGCAGGTTCCGCAGGAGGTGGAGGCTCGCCGGCCACTCGCTGACCGCCTGCGGCCGAAGACGCTGGCCGAGGTGACGGGCCAGGAACATCTGACGGGCGAGGACGGTGTTCTTGCCCGCATGATTGCATCAGGCTCGCTCGGCTCCATGATCTTCTGGGGCCCTCCCGGCACCGGAAAGACCACGATCGCCCGGCTGCTTTCCGGACAGGCGGGGCTCGCCTTCGAACAGATTTCGGCGATCTTCTCCGGCGTTGCGGACCTGAAGAAGGTTTTCGAAACAGCGCGCCTGCGCCGCATGGAGGGACGGCAGACGCTGCTCTTCGTCGACGAGATCCATCGCTTCAATCGTGCCCAGCAGGACAGCTTCCTGCCGGTAATGGAAGACGGTACGGTAATATTGGTTGGCGCCACCACCGAAAATCCGTCCTTCGAACTGAATGCCGCTCTTCTGTCGCGGGCGCGGGTGCTGACCTTCAAGCCCCATGACGAAGAAAGCCTTGGCACCCTCCTGAAACGGGCGGAGGAGATGGAGCATCGGCCATTGCCGCTGGACGAGGATGCCCGCGTCGCCCTGATCCGCATGGCGGATGGCGACGGTCGCGCCGCGTTGACGCTTGCCGAAGAAGTCTGGCGCGCTGCCCGAAAGGACGAGGTTTTCGACACTGACGGTCTGGCGCGGATCGTACAGCGCCGCGCGCCCGTCTATGACAAGGGGCAGGACGGACACTACAACCTGATCTCGGCGCTGCATAAATCGGTACGTGGTTCAGATCCCGATGCCGCGCTCTATTATCTCTGCCGCATGTTCGATGCCGGCGAGGACCCGCTTTATCTCGGCCGCCGGCTGGTCAGGATGGCGGTCGAGGATATCGGTCTTGCCGATCCGCAGGCGCTGGTCATCTGCAATGCCGCAAAGGACGCATACGACTATCTCGGCTCGCCCGAGGGGGAACTGGCGCTGGCGCAGGCCTGCGTCTATCTCGCCACCGCGCCGAAATCGAACAGTGTCTATGTCGCCTACAAGGCGGCGATGCGGGCAGCGAAGGAGAACGGCTCGCTGTTGCCGCCCAAGCACATCCTGAATGCGCCGACCAAGCTGATGAAGGGGGAAGGTTACGGCGAAGGCTACCGCTACGACCATGACGAGCCGGACGCGTTTTCCGGCCAGGACTATTTTCCAGAGAAGATGGGGCGCAAGACCTTTTACGATCCGCCGGAGCGCGGTTTCGAGCGGGAGATCCGCAAGCGGCTGGACTGGTGGTCGAAGCTGCGCCGCGAGCGCAACAGCTGA
- a CDS encoding DoxX family protein has translation MSNQVFDNAKEKLLIPFLGPFYDKVAQPMVWSIFRLAVGGILVIEGWPKITAPFGQVGFVENLGFYPGWLWSPFLAALQFFGGMFIAVGLFTRPIAFANAVMLAVTLWFHFSHPYGDAFLTQAGIDALKAGNEFFTPEAKVRLIDGGAKFLHQVQGKAEFASLFWTGGAFLAAAFGGGYLSLDRLLFRKQF, from the coding sequence ATGTCTAATCAAGTATTTGATAATGCAAAAGAAAAGCTTCTTATTCCATTCCTCGGGCCGTTCTATGACAAAGTCGCCCAGCCCATGGTGTGGAGCATATTCCGGCTGGCGGTCGGCGGCATACTGGTAATTGAAGGCTGGCCGAAGATCACGGCACCTTTCGGGCAGGTGGGTTTCGTTGAAAACCTGGGTTTCTATCCCGGCTGGCTGTGGTCGCCCTTCCTTGCTGCCCTGCAGTTCTTCGGCGGCATGTTCATCGCGGTCGGTCTCTTCACGCGGCCGATTGCTTTCGCCAACGCGGTCATGCTGGCGGTTACCCTGTGGTTTCATTTCAGCCATCCCTATGGCGATGCCTTTCTGACCCAGGCCGGCATCGACGCGTTGAAGGCCGGCAACGAGTTCTTCACGCCCGAGGCAAAGGTAAGGCTTATCGACGGAGGCGCGAAGTTCCTGCATCAGGTTCAGGGCAAGGCCGAGTTTGCCTCGCTCTTCTGGACGGGCGGAGCCTTCCTCGCCGCAGCCTTCGGTGGCGGCTATCTCTCGCTCGACCGTCTCCTGTTCAGGAAGCAGTTCTGA
- a CDS encoding dihydroxy-acid dehydratase, whose translation MPAYRSRTTTHGRNMAGARGLWRATGMKDGDFGKPIIAVVNSFTQFVPGHVHLKDLGQLVAREIEAAGGVAKEFNTIAVDDGIAMGHDGMLYSLPSRELIADSVEYMVNAHCADAMVCISNCDKITPGMLMASLRLNIPVVFVSGGPMEAGKVVLHGKKHALDLVDAMVAAADDKVSDEDVQAIERSACPTCGSCSGMFTANSMNCLTEALGLSLPGNGSTLATHGDRKRLFVEAGHLIVDLARRYYEQDDVNALPRTIASKAAFENAMALDIAMGGSTNTVLHILAAAHEAEVDFTLDDIDRLSRKVPCLSKVAPAKNDVHMEDVHRAGGIMRILGELDRGNLINRDCPTVHASTLGDAIDRWDITRTNSEAVREFFKAAPGGIPTQVAFSQNSRWEELDIDGEKGVIRSVEHPFSKDGGLAVLRGNIALDGCIVKTAGVDESILKFTGPAVVFESQDAAVKGILNNEVKAGDVVVIRYEGPKGGPGMQEMLYPTSYLKSKGLGKACALITDGRFSGGTSGLSIGHVSPEAANGGTIGLVRAGDTIEIDIPNRTIKLLVEEGELENRRAAQEKAGWKPEHPRKRSVTTALKAYAAFASSADKGAVRILPE comes from the coding sequence ATGCCAGCCTATCGTTCAAGAACCACGACCCATGGCCGCAACATGGCCGGTGCGCGCGGCCTTTGGCGCGCCACGGGCATGAAGGACGGCGATTTCGGCAAGCCGATCATTGCCGTGGTGAACTCGTTCACCCAGTTCGTGCCGGGCCACGTGCACCTGAAGGATCTCGGCCAACTCGTCGCTCGCGAGATCGAGGCTGCCGGCGGTGTCGCCAAGGAATTCAATACGATCGCCGTGGACGATGGCATCGCCATGGGCCACGACGGCATGCTTTATTCGCTGCCTTCCCGCGAACTCATTGCCGATTCCGTCGAGTACATGGTCAACGCACATTGCGCCGACGCCATGGTCTGCATTTCCAACTGCGACAAGATCACCCCCGGCATGCTGATGGCGTCGCTGCGCCTCAACATCCCGGTCGTCTTCGTCTCCGGCGGACCGATGGAGGCTGGCAAGGTCGTGCTGCATGGTAAGAAGCATGCGCTCGATCTCGTCGATGCCATGGTCGCCGCAGCCGATGACAAGGTTTCGGACGAAGACGTTCAGGCCATCGAGCGTTCGGCTTGCCCGACCTGTGGTTCCTGCTCGGGCATGTTTACCGCCAATTCCATGAACTGTCTGACCGAAGCGCTCGGTCTCTCGCTGCCCGGCAACGGCTCTACGCTCGCCACCCATGGCGACCGCAAGCGGCTGTTCGTCGAGGCCGGCCACCTGATCGTCGATCTCGCTCGCCGCTATTACGAGCAGGATGACGTCAACGCGCTGCCGCGCACCATCGCTTCCAAGGCTGCCTTCGAGAACGCCATGGCGCTCGATATCGCCATGGGCGGCTCCACCAACACGGTGCTGCATATCCTGGCGGCCGCCCACGAGGCGGAAGTCGATTTCACCCTGGACGATATCGACCGTCTCTCGCGCAAGGTACCGTGCCTGTCGAAGGTCGCTCCTGCCAAGAACGACGTGCACATGGAAGACGTGCATCGTGCCGGCGGTATCATGCGCATCCTCGGTGAACTCGACCGTGGCAATCTCATCAATCGCGATTGCCCGACGGTTCATGCTTCAACGCTTGGCGATGCCATCGATCGCTGGGATATCACCCGCACCAATTCCGAAGCTGTCCGTGAATTCTTCAAGGCGGCGCCGGGCGGTATTCCGACCCAGGTCGCCTTCTCGCAGAACTCCCGCTGGGAAGAGCTCGATATCGACGGCGAGAAGGGTGTCATCCGCTCCGTCGAACATCCTTTCTCCAAGGACGGTGGTCTCGCCGTCCTCCGGGGCAATATTGCGCTCGACGGCTGCATCGTGAAGACGGCAGGCGTTGACGAGTCGATCCTGAAGTTCACTGGCCCGGCCGTCGTGTTCGAAAGCCAGGACGCTGCCGTCAAGGGCATCCTCAACAACGAGGTTAAGGCAGGCGACGTCGTGGTCATTCGCTATGAAGGCCCGAAGGGCGGTCCCGGCATGCAGGAGATGCTCTATCCGACGAGTTATCTGAAGTCGAAGGGCCTCGGCAAGGCCTGCGCGCTGATCACCGACGGCCGCTTCTCAGGCGGCACCTCGGGTCTCTCCATCGGTCACGTTTCGCCGGAAGCCGCAAACGGCGGCACCATCGGCCTCGTCCGTGCGGGCGATACCATCGAGATCGATATCCCGAACCGGACGATCAAGCTGCTGGTTGAAGAGGGCGAACTGGAAAACCGCCGCGCCGCGCAGGAAAAGGCCGGCTGGAAGCCGGAACATCCCCGCAAGCGCAGCGTCACCACAGCGCTCAAGGCCTACGCAGCCTTCGCAAGCTCGGCCGACAAGGGCGCTGTGCGCATTCTGCCGGAATAA
- a CDS encoding sulfoxide reductase heme-binding subunit YedZ has product MATSVLSARLKPASIWTLYAIGLVPGLYAFYLGIFGGLGADPVRAFEHMLGLWALRFLCLGLLVTPVRDLLGVNLISYRRALGLLAFYYVLAHFTVYLTLDRGLIFSSILGDIAKRPYIMLGMAALLMLIPLALTSNRWSIRRLGSRWNTLHKLVYAIAAAAVLHYALSLKAVTAEPAFYLATVTILLAYRLARPRIMSWKRNRKGSAVRPQRSAGA; this is encoded by the coding sequence ATGGCGACCTCGGTACTTTCCGCGCGACTGAAACCGGCGTCCATCTGGACGCTTTACGCCATCGGGCTCGTTCCGGGCCTTTATGCCTTCTATCTCGGTATCTTTGGTGGACTGGGAGCCGACCCGGTGCGCGCCTTCGAGCACATGCTCGGTCTCTGGGCCTTGCGCTTTCTGTGTCTCGGCCTGCTGGTCACGCCGGTCCGCGACCTATTAGGTGTTAACCTAATTAGCTACAGGCGCGCGTTGGGGCTCCTCGCTTTTTACTACGTGCTGGCCCACTTCACCGTCTACCTGACGCTCGACCGAGGACTGATCTTCTCCTCGATCCTAGGCGACATCGCCAAGCGCCCCTACATCATGCTCGGCATGGCGGCGCTCCTGATGCTTATCCCGCTGGCACTTACTTCGAACAGATGGTCGATCCGCAGGCTCGGAAGCCGATGGAACACGCTGCACAAACTCGTCTATGCAATCGCGGCCGCAGCCGTTCTGCATTACGCCCTGTCGCTGAAAGCCGTCACGGCTGAACCTGCGTTCTATCTTGCTACGGTGACCATACTGCTCGCCTATCGACTGGCGCGGCCACGCATCATGAGTTGGAAACGTAACAGGAAAGGCTCCGCAGTGCGGCCGCAGCGGTCCGCCGGCGCCTGA
- a CDS encoding mononuclear molybdenum enzyme YedY has translation MPRYRPPHIASSEITPQKFYLNRRTFLGAAAAGLAMAAAPEAYAAALEAKPGKYTLTEKLTTKQDATTYNNFYEFGTGKADPAANSSDFKPRPWTVEIGGLVAKPQTIDIETIMKDFTMEERVYRMRCVEAWSMVIPWIGFPLSALLDRVEPLGSAKYVAFETVVRPKEMPGQSGFFQPLPWPYVDGLRLDEARHPLAILATGLYGETLPNQNGAPLRLVVPWKYGFKGIKSIVKITLTEKQPPCTWNLAASNEYGFYANVNPEVDHPRWSQATERRIGEAEGLFGGARINTLPFNGYADEVAGLYSGMDLTKFF, from the coding sequence ATGCCACGCTACCGCCCCCCGCATATTGCAAGCTCCGAAATCACGCCCCAGAAATTCTACCTGAACCGACGTACCTTCCTCGGAGCGGCTGCGGCGGGGCTGGCGATGGCCGCGGCGCCTGAGGCCTACGCGGCCGCGCTCGAGGCCAAGCCGGGCAAATACACGCTGACTGAAAAGCTGACGACCAAGCAGGACGCCACGACCTACAACAACTTCTATGAATTCGGGACGGGCAAGGCCGATCCCGCCGCCAATTCCAGCGACTTCAAGCCTCGTCCGTGGACGGTCGAGATCGGCGGCCTCGTAGCGAAGCCGCAAACCATCGACATTGAAACGATCATGAAAGACTTCACCATGGAAGAGCGCGTCTACCGGATGCGCTGTGTCGAGGCGTGGTCGATGGTAATCCCGTGGATCGGCTTTCCGCTTTCCGCCCTGCTGGACCGGGTCGAGCCGCTTGGCAGCGCGAAATACGTTGCCTTCGAAACCGTGGTCAGGCCGAAGGAAATGCCGGGACAGAGCGGTTTCTTCCAGCCCCTGCCGTGGCCCTATGTCGATGGCTTGCGCCTCGACGAAGCCCGTCATCCGCTGGCGATCCTCGCCACCGGCCTCTACGGCGAGACGCTGCCCAACCAGAACGGCGCACCGCTCCGGCTCGTTGTGCCTTGGAAATACGGTTTCAAGGGCATCAAGTCGATCGTGAAGATCACCCTGACGGAGAAGCAACCACCCTGCACATGGAACCTCGCCGCCTCCAACGAATATGGCTTCTATGCCAATGTGAATCCCGAGGTCGACCATCCGCGCTGGAGCCAGGCGACCGAACGGCGCATCGGCGAAGCGGAAGGCCTGTTCGGCGGCGCGAGGATCAACACCCTGCCCTTCAACGGCTATGCCGATGAGGTCGCCGGGCTCTATTCCGGCATGGACCTGACGAAGTTCTTCTGA
- a CDS encoding TIR protein has product MSKPNFRFSHYDLQELRAGTVIEVTLSAVNNVRLMTPGNFQRFKETLDFKYLGGVAKKSPIKLTIPESGHWHLIVDMEGHHGLADSSVKTIAAPHAPRMSKAS; this is encoded by the coding sequence ATGTCCAAGCCGAACTTCCGCTTTAGCCACTACGACCTGCAGGAATTGCGCGCCGGAACGGTCATCGAAGTGACACTCTCCGCGGTCAACAACGTGCGGCTGATGACACCCGGCAACTTTCAGCGCTTCAAGGAAACGCTCGATTTCAAATATCTCGGCGGCGTCGCGAAGAAATCTCCGATCAAGCTCACCATTCCGGAAAGCGGCCACTGGCACCTGATCGTCGATATGGAAGGCCATCACGGACTTGCCGATTCCTCGGTGAAAACCATCGCCGCCCCGCATGCACCCAGGATGAGCAAGGCGTCCTGA
- a CDS encoding serine protease → MQGIVRCAATTLLALSLAGPGVAFAQDAKTVPQTQLEMQMSFAPLVKQTHGAVVNVYAERIVQRRASPFAGDPFFEQFFGQQMPNRTEKQSSLGSGVIVEDNGTVVTNNHVIEGADDIKVALADGREFPVKVVLKDERLDLAVLRIDAHEKLPTLPIGNSDAIEVGDLVLAIGNPFGVGQTVTSGIVSALARNQVTEGDFGFFIQTDAAINPGNSGGALMNMKGELIGINSAIFSKGGGSNGVGFAIPANLVKVFLGAADRGATSFERPYVGATFDPVTSDVAEALGLDKARGALVVRVLDGGPAAKAGLKAGQVVTAVDGVPVEHPDALGYRLTTAGLGKAVKLTVRENGGEKQVSITLAGAPETTPRDERLIEGRNPFAGVKVANLSPKLAYELQMPAEVMGVVITDVAQGSPAARLGFAPHDIIISVNGDAVGTSADMAKIAAGDPGFWRVEIERDGQRIRQVFR, encoded by the coding sequence ATGCAAGGCATTGTTCGGTGTGCGGCGACCACGCTGCTGGCGTTGTCTTTGGCCGGTCCTGGCGTGGCATTTGCCCAGGATGCCAAGACCGTTCCCCAGACGCAGCTTGAGATGCAGATGTCCTTCGCGCCACTGGTCAAGCAGACCCATGGCGCGGTGGTGAACGTCTATGCCGAACGGATCGTGCAGAGGCGGGCGTCGCCCTTTGCCGGCGACCCCTTTTTCGAACAGTTCTTTGGCCAGCAGATGCCGAACCGCACCGAGAAGCAATCCTCCCTCGGCTCCGGCGTGATCGTCGAGGATAACGGCACGGTCGTTACCAACAACCACGTCATCGAAGGCGCCGACGACATCAAGGTGGCACTGGCCGACGGCCGGGAGTTTCCGGTCAAGGTCGTGCTGAAGGACGAGCGGCTCGATCTGGCGGTGCTGCGCATCGACGCTCATGAAAAGCTGCCGACCCTGCCGATCGGCAATTCGGATGCGATCGAGGTCGGCGATCTCGTGCTGGCGATCGGCAATCCCTTCGGTGTCGGCCAGACGGTCACTTCAGGCATCGTTTCCGCGCTGGCGCGCAATCAGGTGACCGAAGGCGATTTCGGCTTCTTCATCCAGACCGACGCCGCTATCAATCCCGGCAATTCGGGCGGCGCGCTGATGAACATGAAGGGCGAGCTGATCGGTATCAACTCGGCGATCTTTTCCAAGGGCGGCGGTTCGAACGGTGTCGGCTTTGCCATTCCCGCCAATCTGGTCAAGGTGTTCCTCGGTGCCGCCGACCGTGGCGCAACGAGCTTCGAGCGTCCCTATGTCGGCGCAACCTTCGATCCGGTGACTTCCGATGTGGCCGAAGCGCTCGGCCTCGACAAGGCCCGTGGCGCATTGGTGGTTCGAGTTCTGGACGGCGGCCCTGCTGCCAAGGCCGGCCTCAAGGCCGGACAGGTGGTGACGGCCGTTGACGGCGTTCCGGTCGAGCATCCGGATGCGCTTGGCTACCGGCTCACCACCGCAGGCCTCGGCAAGGCGGTCAAGCTCACGGTTCGGGAGAACGGTGGCGAAAAGCAGGTGTCCATAACGTTGGCCGGTGCGCCGGAAACGACCCCGCGCGACGAACGGCTTATCGAGGGCCGCAATCCTTTTGCCGGTGTCAAGGTTGCCAACCTTTCACCCAAGCTTGCCTATGAGTTGCAGATGCCTGCCGAAGTGATGGGCGTGGTCATTACCGACGTCGCACAGGGCTCGCCCGCCGCCCGTCTTGGCTTTGCTCCGCACGACATCATCATTTCCGTCAACGGGGATGCCGTTGGCACGAGCGCCGACATGGCCAAGATCGCCGCCGGCGATCCCGGCTTCTGGCGCGTGGAAATCGAACGTGATGGCCAGCGTATAAGACAGGTCTTCAGATGA